Proteins found in one Nitrosopumilus maritimus SCM1 genomic segment:
- a CDS encoding LLM class flavin-dependent oxidoreductase has protein sequence MYLTDKKLKFGIQNGLNVARAGYTEDQILTACMLADKTGYDSIFYMDHTNVPQWKNAIVLDPWVMLSAIAAVTNNVELGTCVTDAIRRHPSNIALAAITLDRVSKGRAILGIGAGEAQNLKEFCIPFEKPVSKWEEQIETIHTLYKSTPDNTVDYEGKYYKLEGACLQAPPIRKPHPPTYMASGGKRTLALTGKLGDGWLPIGYTPELFEDHAAQIKKSMDENNRTQEEKDNFQYALDIDVYFSEDAEESWARMKEAVKVSLFKPEVLRVHNLKEIEGFDFVKYFTEYSMSNQEWIVKMREAATKIPEAVARSSTAVGTPDDIIPTFERFMDAGVNHFVIRFWGKNYFGSIDKFASHVMPALREKAKQ, from the coding sequence ATGTACTTGACTGATAAGAAACTCAAATTTGGTATTCAAAACGGCCTAAATGTTGCAAGAGCCGGTTATACTGAGGACCAAATCTTAACAGCATGTATGCTGGCTGATAAAACCGGCTATGATTCTATTTTCTACATGGACCACACAAATGTCCCACAATGGAAGAATGCCATTGTTCTAGACCCTTGGGTTATGTTATCTGCAATTGCTGCAGTTACTAACAATGTAGAACTTGGAACTTGTGTAACTGATGCAATCCGAAGACATCCTTCAAACATTGCACTAGCTGCAATTACACTTGATAGAGTTTCTAAAGGTAGAGCCATTCTTGGTATTGGTGCAGGTGAAGCACAAAATCTAAAAGAATTCTGCATTCCGTTTGAAAAACCAGTATCAAAATGGGAAGAACAAATTGAAACTATTCATACATTATACAAATCAACTCCAGATAACACTGTAGATTATGAAGGAAAGTATTACAAACTTGAAGGTGCATGTTTGCAAGCCCCTCCTATTAGAAAACCACATCCACCAACTTACATGGCTTCTGGTGGAAAGAGAACTTTAGCATTAACTGGAAAACTTGGTGATGGTTGGCTACCAATTGGTTATACTCCAGAACTTTTCGAAGATCATGCTGCTCAAATTAAAAAATCAATGGATGAAAACAACAGAACACAAGAAGAGAAAGACAATTTCCAATATGCACTTGATATCGATGTATACTTTTCTGAAGATGCAGAAGAATCCTGGGCAAGAATGAAAGAAGCAGTAAAGGTCAGTCTATTCAAGCCTGAAGTTTTGAGAGTTCATAACTTGAAAGAAATTGAAGGATTTGATTTCGTAAAATACTTTACAGAATATTCTATGTCTAATCAAGAATGGATTGTAAAGATGAGAGAAGCTGCAACAAAGATTCCTGAAGCAGTTGCACGTTCTTCAACTGCAGTTGGAACTCCTGACGACATCATTCCAACATTTGAGAGATTCATGGATGCTGGTGTTAATCACTTTGTAATTAGATTCTGGGGTAAGAATTACTTTGGCTCTATTGACAAATTTGCAAGCCATGTAATGCCTGCCTTGAGAGAAAAAGCCAAACAATAA
- the uvrA gene encoding excinuclease ABC subunit UvrA: MTENKLKIRGARHHNLKNIDIDIPKNKLVVISGLSGSGKSTLAFDTIYAEGQRRYVESLSAYARQFLEMMDKPDVDSIDGLSPAISIQQKTTSKNPRSTVGTTTEIYDYMRLLYARIGIPYCTNCGRKISTQSIETICDSVLREFSGKKILILSPIIQRKKGTYEKLFEQIKKDGYSRIRLNGEILSLDEEIPPLDRQKWHNIEIVVDRITTEKSERSRLFEAIQTAIKASKGDVMVASEKSEKVFSQNNACPYCGLTVGELEPRNFSFNSPFGLCKDCNGLGVKMEFDPDLVIPDKTKSILDGAIVPWSGRFSSFRRQALRAVGKKFGFDLMTPINKIKPKHLKIILYGTDDLIDFNYRSKSGDSSWQYTNAFEGVLDNLQRVFMETDSESKREWLKQFMRDTPCNGCNGKKLKPESLAVKINDKGIMDVCDLSIDHCYDFFSTLKLTENEQYIARDVLKEIKERLEFLMNVGLNYLTLNRLSSTLSGGESQRIRLATQIGSNLTGVLYVLDEPTIGLHQRDNARLIKTLNKLRNLGNTVIVVEHDEEVIRNSDWMVDLGPGAGVNGGSVVFEGTVNQILNGHKSVTGDYLKDNSLIMLQDKIRNNSGTLVVEKASENNLKDIDVEIPLGLFVSITGVSGSGKSTLINDILLKALENHFYKSNVKPGTHKKIVGLENIDKVIAIDQSPIGRTPRSNPATYIGAFTPIRELYANTELSKERGYAPGQFSFNVADGRCFACDGDGVKQIEMQFLSDVYVKCDECKGKRYNSETLSVLYKGKNISDVLDMTVYEALNFFENIPAIKRKLQTIYDVGLGYIKLGQSSTTLSGGEAQRVKLASELSKRGTGKTMYILDEPTTGLHFADVQKLLDVLNRLANLGNTVVVIEHNMDVIKNSDWIIDLGPEGGDEGGRIVATGTPKDIAKAPGSYTGKYLKKLVKK; the protein is encoded by the coding sequence ATGACCGAAAATAAATTAAAAATTCGTGGTGCACGTCATCATAATTTAAAAAACATTGACATTGACATTCCAAAAAACAAACTAGTTGTAATTAGTGGACTGTCTGGATCTGGTAAATCAACTTTAGCATTTGATACAATATATGCTGAAGGACAAAGACGATATGTTGAATCCCTTTCAGCATATGCTCGTCAGTTCTTGGAGATGATGGACAAACCTGATGTTGACTCTATAGATGGATTATCTCCTGCAATTTCAATCCAACAAAAAACAACTAGTAAAAACCCTCGTTCTACTGTTGGAACAACCACTGAAATTTATGATTACATGAGATTACTTTATGCTAGAATTGGTATTCCATATTGTACTAATTGTGGCAGAAAAATCTCTACCCAATCAATTGAAACCATTTGTGATTCTGTGCTAAGAGAATTTTCTGGCAAAAAGATTCTGATACTGTCTCCTATCATCCAGCGAAAGAAAGGAACCTATGAGAAACTCTTTGAGCAGATCAAAAAGGACGGTTACTCTAGAATACGCCTAAATGGAGAAATTTTGAGCCTAGATGAGGAAATTCCTCCACTTGACAGGCAAAAATGGCACAATATTGAGATTGTAGTTGACAGAATAACTACTGAAAAATCTGAACGCTCAAGATTGTTTGAGGCTATTCAGACTGCAATAAAGGCATCAAAAGGAGATGTAATGGTTGCATCAGAAAAATCTGAAAAAGTCTTTTCTCAAAATAATGCTTGTCCTTATTGTGGATTAACAGTAGGTGAATTGGAACCAAGAAATTTTTCATTCAACTCTCCATTTGGCTTGTGTAAAGATTGCAATGGCCTTGGTGTTAAAATGGAGTTTGATCCTGATTTAGTAATTCCAGATAAAACAAAATCAATTTTGGATGGAGCAATTGTTCCTTGGAGTGGAAGATTTTCTTCCTTTAGAAGACAAGCATTAAGAGCAGTAGGCAAAAAATTTGGCTTTGATTTGATGACACCAATTAACAAAATAAAACCAAAACATCTCAAAATTATTTTGTATGGAACAGATGATCTAATTGATTTTAATTATCGTTCAAAATCTGGCGATTCTTCATGGCAATACACTAATGCCTTTGAAGGTGTGTTGGATAATCTTCAACGTGTTTTTATGGAAACTGATTCTGAATCAAAACGTGAATGGTTAAAACAATTCATGAGAGATACTCCCTGTAATGGATGTAATGGAAAAAAACTCAAACCTGAATCACTTGCAGTAAAAATCAATGATAAGGGAATCATGGATGTCTGTGATTTGTCTATTGACCATTGTTATGATTTCTTTTCTACGCTAAAACTAACTGAAAATGAACAATACATTGCAAGAGATGTTCTAAAGGAAATTAAAGAACGACTAGAGTTTTTGATGAATGTTGGTTTGAATTATCTTACTCTAAACAGATTAAGTTCTACATTATCTGGTGGCGAATCTCAAAGAATTCGATTAGCTACACAAATTGGTTCCAATCTTACTGGTGTTTTGTATGTGTTAGATGAACCAACTATCGGTCTTCACCAAAGAGATAATGCCCGACTCATTAAAACGCTAAATAAGCTACGAAATTTGGGAAATACTGTTATTGTAGTGGAGCATGACGAAGAAGTTATACGAAATTCAGACTGGATGGTTGATTTGGGACCTGGAGCCGGTGTAAATGGTGGTAGTGTTGTTTTTGAAGGAACTGTCAACCAAATTCTCAATGGTCACAAATCTGTAACTGGTGATTATCTTAAAGATAATTCTTTAATCATGTTGCAAGACAAAATTCGAAATAATTCTGGAACACTTGTTGTAGAAAAGGCATCTGAAAACAATCTCAAAGATATTGATGTTGAAATTCCATTAGGACTTTTTGTTTCTATTACTGGTGTTTCGGGCTCTGGAAAATCTACTCTGATTAATGACATTTTACTAAAAGCATTAGAAAATCATTTTTACAAATCTAATGTCAAACCTGGAACTCACAAAAAGATTGTTGGTTTAGAGAATATAGACAAAGTCATTGCAATTGATCAATCTCCAATTGGACGAACACCTCGTTCAAATCCAGCAACATACATTGGTGCATTTACTCCCATTAGAGAATTGTATGCAAATACTGAACTATCAAAAGAACGTGGATATGCTCCAGGACAATTTTCATTTAATGTTGCAGATGGAAGATGTTTTGCATGTGATGGTGATGGTGTAAAACAAATCGAGATGCAGTTTCTTTCTGATGTGTATGTAAAATGTGATGAATGTAAAGGAAAACGTTACAACTCTGAAACATTGTCTGTTCTTTACAAAGGGAAAAACATCTCAGATGTTTTGGATATGACTGTGTATGAAGCTCTAAACTTTTTTGAAAACATTCCTGCAATTAAACGAAAATTACAAACAATTTACGATGTTGGTTTGGGATATATCAAATTAGGCCAATCTTCTACAACTCTATCTGGTGGTGAGGCTCAAAGAGTGAAACTAGCCTCAGAATTATCAAAACGAGGAACTGGAAAGACCATGTACATCTTAGATGAGCCTACAACTGGTCTCCACTTTGCTGATGTACAAAAATTACTGGATGTCTTAAACAGACTGGCCAATCTTGGAAATACTGTTGTAGTAATTGAACACAATATGGACGTCATCAAAAACTCTGATTGGATAATTGATTTGGGTCCTGAAGGTGGAGATGAGGGTGGCAGAATTGTTGCCACAGGAACCCCAAAAGACATTGCAAAAGCTCCTGGAAGCTATACTGGAAAATATCTAAAGAAATTAGTTAAAAAATGA
- a CDS encoding iron-containing alcohol dehydrogenase — protein MHTVRIPKVINFGEDALGQTEYPKNALVVTTVPPELSDKWLAKMGIQDYMLYDKVKPEPSIDDVNTLISEFKEKKPSVLIGLGGGSSMDVVKYAAQDFGVEKILIPTTFGTGAEMTTYCVLKFDGKKKLLREDRFLADMAVVDSYFMDGTPEQVIKNSVCDACAQATEGYDSKLGNDLTRTLCKQAFEILYDAIMNDKPENYPYGSMLSGMGFGNCSTTLGHALSYVFSNEGVPHGYSLSSCTTVAHKHNKSIFYDRFKEAMDKLGFDKLELKADVSEAADVVMTDKGHLDPNPIPISKDDVVKCLEDIKAGNL, from the coding sequence ATGCACACAGTACGCATTCCAAAAGTTATCAACTTTGGAGAAGACGCACTTGGTCAAACAGAATATCCAAAAAATGCCCTAGTTGTTACAACTGTTCCACCAGAGCTCTCTGATAAATGGTTAGCAAAAATGGGAATTCAGGATTATATGCTGTATGACAAAGTAAAACCTGAACCATCAATTGACGATGTCAATACTTTGATTTCAGAATTCAAAGAAAAGAAACCTTCAGTCCTAATTGGATTAGGTGGTGGAAGTTCTATGGACGTTGTAAAATACGCTGCACAAGATTTTGGTGTTGAAAAAATCTTGATTCCAACAACATTTGGAACTGGAGCTGAAATGACAACTTATTGTGTTCTCAAATTTGATGGTAAAAAGAAATTGTTACGTGAAGACAGATTCTTAGCTGACATGGCAGTAGTCGATTCATATTTCATGGATGGTACTCCTGAACAAGTCATCAAAAACTCTGTCTGTGATGCATGTGCTCAAGCTACCGAAGGCTATGATAGCAAACTTGGTAATGACTTGACTAGAACTCTGTGTAAACAAGCATTTGAGATTCTTTATGATGCAATTATGAATGACAAACCAGAAAACTATCCTTATGGTTCAATGTTATCTGGAATGGGATTTGGTAATTGTTCAACAACCCTTGGACATGCTTTGTCCTATGTGTTCTCAAATGAAGGTGTACCTCATGGTTACTCCCTTTCATCCTGTACCACAGTTGCTCACAAACATAACAAATCAATCTTCTATGATAGATTCAAAGAAGCAATGGATAAACTAGGATTTGATAAATTAGAACTCAAAGCTGATGTTTCTGAAGCTGCTGATGTCGTAATGACTGATAAAGGACACTTGGATCCAAACCCAATTCCAATATCAAAAGACGACGTTGTAAAATGTCTTGAGGATATCAAAGCAGGCAATTTGTAA
- a CDS encoding glycerate kinase type-2 family protein, which produces MIIQNFEELATNDKKKECLEILESGLRAANPENIISKYVTPEKIKINGKIIDITKYSNIYSVAFGKAGDSMTRALNAIIPVKSGIIVIPKGSKSIIKGKKFQIFNSRHPEPDQTSVKAAKEVIKFVQNKKSDELIIFLVSGGGSSLLAMPNGITLDDKIFVTKLLLKSGASIQEFNCVRKHLSKIKGGKLVENMKCDGISLIMSDVEGDDLSSIASGTTYMDNTTFSDALEILEKYKLKRKTPIEVLQILEKGVEDEKLETPKESKIENQVIANNENCLKAMEIEAKKKGYKVKTLQVFGDIKEAVTKILENISEDQKMCLIVGGETTVKVLGKGMGGRNQELVLRILKNTQKFKKLVIASMGTDGIDGNSVFAGAITENLKVDLDTMKEFLKNSDSGRFFQKQKGSIVTDFTHTNLMDIGVILR; this is translated from the coding sequence ATGATCATTCAAAATTTCGAAGAGTTGGCAACAAATGACAAGAAAAAAGAATGTTTGGAGATTTTAGAATCAGGTCTTAGAGCAGCAAATCCTGAAAATATCATCTCAAAGTATGTGACACCTGAAAAAATCAAAATTAATGGCAAAATCATTGACATTACAAAATATTCCAACATTTACTCTGTAGCATTTGGTAAAGCAGGGGATTCTATGACAAGAGCACTAAATGCAATAATTCCAGTAAAAAGTGGAATCATAGTAATCCCAAAGGGCTCAAAATCAATAATCAAAGGAAAGAAATTCCAAATTTTCAATTCTAGGCATCCTGAGCCTGATCAAACTAGCGTAAAAGCAGCAAAAGAGGTGATTAAATTTGTTCAAAACAAAAAAAGTGATGAATTAATAATTTTCCTGGTTTCTGGAGGAGGTTCATCACTTTTGGCCATGCCAAATGGAATAACATTAGATGACAAAATCTTTGTTACAAAATTATTACTAAAGTCAGGGGCATCCATTCAAGAGTTCAACTGTGTACGAAAACATCTATCAAAAATCAAAGGTGGAAAATTAGTTGAAAATATGAAATGTGATGGCATAAGTTTGATAATGTCAGATGTTGAGGGAGATGACCTATCTTCTATTGCATCTGGTACAACATACATGGATAATACTACATTTTCAGATGCATTAGAGATTTTAGAGAAATACAAACTAAAAAGAAAAACACCAATAGAGGTTTTACAGATTTTGGAAAAAGGAGTAGAAGATGAAAAATTAGAAACTCCAAAAGAATCAAAGATTGAAAATCAAGTCATAGCAAACAATGAAAACTGTCTTAAAGCAATGGAGATAGAAGCAAAAAAGAAAGGATACAAAGTAAAAACATTACAAGTCTTTGGAGATATCAAAGAAGCAGTAACGAAAATTCTTGAAAATATTTCAGAAGACCAAAAGATGTGTTTGATTGTTGGAGGAGAAACAACAGTCAAAGTTTTAGGAAAAGGTATGGGAGGCAGAAATCAAGAATTAGTATTAAGAATTTTAAAGAATACTCAAAAATTCAAAAAATTAGTCATTGCATCAATGGGGACTGATGGAATTGATGGAAATTCTGTTTTTGCAGGAGCAATTACTGAAAATCTCAAAGTAGACCTTGACACAATGAAAGAATTTCTAAAGAATAGTGATTCAGGGAGATTCTTTCAAAAGCAAAAAGGCAGTATAGTTACTGACTTTACACACACAAATCTCATGGATATAGGCGTGATTTTGAGGTAA
- the uvrB gene encoding excinuclease ABC subunit UvrB encodes MEQITQFELASEYAPTGDQPQAIDQLVKGVKDKTVQTLLGVTGSGKTFSVANVIARTGKNTLVISHNKTLAAQLYSELKQFFPKNNVGYFVSYYDYYQPESYLPQTDTYIEKDTQVNEKIEKLRLEATAMLLSGEPTIIVSTVSCIYSLGNPQDWEDLAITVTAGDEIKRNELIRQLIDARYERNDTEVAPGNFRVKGDTIDITPAYSEDLVRISMFGDEVEKISVLDHVSLKEKKKINQMKIFPAKHYLIAKDVRKKAVQSIKDELKKRLPELNELEKQRLEMRTKYDLEMIEELGYCSGIENYSRHFDGRKAGQKAFCLMDFFGDDYLLVIDESHVTLPQLHGMYKGDHSRKKELVTYGFRLPSAYDNRPLKFEEFEEYVRNTIFVSATPADYEKKISSQIAEQLVRPTGLLDPEVEIRPTKNQMDDLIEEINKKVANSERVLVTTLTKRMAEDLAEYLSKKQVRVRYMHSEIEGLQRTELIRQLRLGEFDVLVGINLLREGLDIPEVSLVAILDADKEGFLRNFTSLIQTFGRAARNENGNVIMYADTVTQSMKNAMNETKRRREKQMKYNKDNNITPKTIIKSVPEQVTTLDDSKLKSTHDIATDIIDLEAQMKKYSEDLDFERAIECRDRIKRLEKEIQIKNDRK; translated from the coding sequence TTGGAACAGATAACTCAATTTGAATTAGCATCTGAATATGCCCCTACAGGTGACCAGCCTCAAGCAATTGATCAACTCGTCAAGGGTGTCAAAGATAAAACCGTTCAAACCTTGTTGGGTGTAACTGGTAGCGGTAAGACATTTTCTGTTGCAAATGTTATTGCAAGAACTGGCAAAAACACTCTAGTCATTTCTCATAACAAAACTCTTGCAGCCCAACTGTATTCAGAATTAAAACAATTTTTCCCAAAAAACAATGTTGGATATTTTGTTTCATACTATGACTATTATCAGCCTGAAAGTTATCTTCCTCAAACTGATACTTACATTGAAAAAGACACTCAAGTCAATGAAAAAATTGAAAAGCTACGACTAGAGGCAACTGCAATGTTGCTTTCAGGTGAACCTACAATAATCGTCTCAACTGTTTCTTGCATCTACTCTCTTGGAAATCCACAAGATTGGGAAGACTTGGCAATTACAGTAACTGCTGGTGATGAAATTAAACGAAATGAATTGATTCGGCAATTAATTGATGCAAGATATGAGCGAAATGATACTGAAGTTGCTCCTGGAAACTTTAGAGTAAAGGGTGATACCATTGACATTACTCCTGCATACTCTGAAGATCTTGTTAGAATCTCTATGTTTGGTGATGAAGTTGAAAAGATATCTGTACTTGATCATGTTTCATTAAAAGAAAAAAAGAAGATTAATCAAATGAAAATTTTTCCTGCAAAACACTATCTTATTGCAAAAGATGTTAGAAAAAAAGCAGTCCAATCAATTAAAGATGAACTCAAGAAACGTTTGCCTGAATTAAATGAATTAGAAAAACAGAGACTAGAGATGAGAACAAAATACGATTTAGAAATGATTGAAGAATTGGGATATTGTTCTGGTATTGAAAACTATTCTAGACATTTTGATGGACGAAAAGCTGGTCAAAAGGCATTTTGTTTGATGGATTTCTTTGGAGATGACTATCTATTGGTAATTGATGAATCTCATGTTACATTGCCACAACTACATGGAATGTACAAAGGTGATCATTCGCGAAAAAAAGAACTTGTGACATATGGATTTAGGTTGCCAAGTGCATATGATAACCGTCCACTAAAATTTGAAGAATTTGAAGAATATGTTCGAAACACCATATTTGTGTCTGCAACTCCTGCTGATTATGAAAAGAAAATCTCCTCTCAAATTGCCGAACAATTGGTCCGCCCCACAGGACTATTAGATCCTGAAGTTGAGATTAGGCCTACCAAAAACCAGATGGATGATCTAATTGAGGAAATCAACAAAAAAGTAGCCAATTCTGAACGTGTTTTGGTAACTACTCTGACTAAAAGAATGGCTGAAGATTTGGCTGAATATCTCTCAAAAAAACAAGTCAGAGTACGATATATGCACTCTGAAATTGAAGGGCTGCAAAGAACAGAACTAATCAGACAACTACGGCTAGGTGAGTTTGATGTTCTAGTTGGAATTAATCTGCTTAGGGAGGGGTTGGATATTCCTGAAGTTTCTCTAGTTGCAATATTGGATGCAGACAAAGAAGGGTTCTTGAGAAATTTTACCAGTTTGATTCAAACATTTGGCAGGGCTGCAAGAAACGAAAATGGAAATGTAATCATGTATGCTGATACTGTTACTCAATCGATGAAAAATGCTATGAATGAAACAAAACGTCGTAGAGAAAAACAAATGAAATACAACAAAGATAACAACATTACTCCAAAGACAATCATAAAATCTGTTCCAGAACAAGTCACAACACTTGATGACTCTAAACTAAAATCAACACATGACATTGCAACTGATATTATTGATTTAGAAGCCCAAATGAAAAAATATTCTGAAGACTTGGATTTTGAACGTGCAATTGAATGCAGAGATAGAATAAAAAGACTAGAAAAGGAGATTCAAATTAAAAATGACCGAAAATAA
- the uvrC gene encoding excinuclease ABC subunit UvrC produces MTFDISKITIPTDPGIYLMKDSDGTIIYIGKAKNLKKRVKSYFLKNQNYKTQKLVQNISDIEFVLTDNESEAFLLESNMIKKYRPRFNIELKDQQRYTYLRISDEKYPRLLVARRTRDGKFLGKGKTFGPFTQGSSKLLTIGALRKAFQIRICKTLPKKVCLEYHLGNCEGPCEFNDAQDRYPKHVAALEEVLKGKNQTKIFTKKLEEEMHQAAELQQFERAKDIRDTLIRLGSLQTKQKMEYVENSDEEYFGIGIQEQSATVMNFRMINGVIRDSDKFFFDLVGDNSFSNFLYQYYSTHKIPKYIIVSELPENQKLLESLLSEQAGFSVKISTPTKGKKKDIMNLILKNIKLIHSKGGEPGLVELKDILHLPVIPNVIECFDISNHGEDFAVGSMAQFVNGKPNKSGYRKFKIKTVSGRDDFAMIGEVIKRRYYRLLEENSELPDLIVIDGGKGQLNAATKSLQSLGLKLPCISLAKENEEIYLPKTKNPVTIAKNKPSLQILQHARDETHRFGVAYNRTIRKNQIK; encoded by the coding sequence ATGACTTTTGATATCTCTAAAATCACAATTCCCACAGATCCTGGAATATATTTGATGAAAGATTCTGATGGAACAATAATTTACATTGGTAAGGCAAAGAATCTCAAAAAACGTGTAAAGTCATATTTCTTAAAAAATCAAAATTACAAAACACAAAAACTGGTTCAAAACATTTCTGATATTGAATTTGTTTTAACTGATAATGAAAGTGAAGCATTTCTTTTAGAATCAAATATGATCAAAAAATACCGTCCTAGATTTAACATCGAGTTAAAGGATCAACAACGATACACTTACCTTAGAATATCTGATGAAAAATATCCACGATTGTTAGTTGCAAGACGAACAAGAGATGGAAAATTTCTTGGTAAAGGAAAAACTTTTGGTCCTTTTACTCAAGGTAGCTCAAAACTGCTTACAATTGGTGCATTACGTAAAGCATTTCAAATCCGAATTTGTAAAACATTGCCAAAAAAAGTCTGCCTTGAATATCATTTGGGTAATTGTGAAGGTCCTTGTGAGTTTAATGATGCTCAGGATAGATATCCAAAACATGTTGCTGCATTAGAAGAAGTTCTAAAAGGAAAAAACCAGACAAAAATCTTTACTAAAAAATTAGAAGAAGAGATGCATCAGGCAGCTGAATTGCAACAATTTGAGCGTGCAAAAGATATTCGTGACACTCTGATTAGACTTGGCAGTCTTCAGACAAAACAAAAAATGGAATATGTAGAAAATTCTGATGAAGAATATTTCGGTATTGGAATTCAAGAACAATCTGCAACTGTGATGAATTTTAGAATGATTAATGGTGTTATTCGAGATAGTGACAAATTCTTTTTTGATCTAGTTGGTGACAACTCTTTTTCAAATTTTCTTTATCAATACTACTCAACACACAAAATTCCAAAATACATTATTGTAAGTGAACTTCCTGAAAATCAAAAACTTTTGGAATCTTTACTTTCTGAACAAGCTGGTTTTTCTGTAAAAATTTCTACTCCGACAAAGGGCAAGAAAAAAGACATTATGAATTTGATTTTGAAAAATATCAAACTAATTCATTCTAAAGGTGGAGAACCTGGATTAGTTGAATTAAAAGATATTCTGCATCTACCTGTAATTCCAAATGTTATCGAATGTTTTGATATATCTAATCATGGTGAAGATTTTGCAGTTGGATCCATGGCCCAATTTGTTAATGGTAAACCAAACAAATCTGGATACAGAAAATTCAAAATCAAAACTGTGTCTGGTAGAGATGATTTTGCAATGATTGGTGAAGTTATCAAGCGAAGATACTATAGATTGTTAGAAGAAAATTCTGAATTACCTGATTTGATAGTAATTGATGGTGGTAAAGGACAACTTAATGCTGCTACAAAGTCTTTACAGTCTCTTGGATTGAAACTACCTTGTATCTCTTTGGCAAAAGAAAATGAAGAAATCTACTTGCCTAAAACCAAAAATCCTGTTACTATTGCAAAGAACAAACCCTCTCTTCAAATTTTACAGCATGCTAGAGATGAGACTCACAGATTTGGCGTGGCATACAATAGGACTATTAGAAAAAATCAGATAAAATAA
- a CDS encoding pyridoxamine 5'-phosphate oxidase family protein: MKLVGRLEIKSYEKIKEFLSQEHVGRIASIDENGYPQIIPMNFVFANDAIYMHSYTRGEKLDNISRNDKVGFEVDRELEFLPSYFSHPTDASQADTLYISVVIKGKGVFVEDDDEKAFGLNELMKKYQPEGNYIPIQNNDLVLDEVAVIKVIPVSIKGKYKIGQQLRSDSRQILAQKILERKSPTSKQTLKIMGFEETPDGLKMVDEPVW; this comes from the coding sequence TTGAAACTAGTAGGACGCCTTGAAATCAAATCTTATGAGAAGATAAAGGAATTTCTTTCTCAAGAACATGTTGGCCGTATAGCAAGCATCGATGAGAATGGGTATCCTCAGATTATTCCTATGAATTTTGTATTTGCCAATGATGCTATCTACATGCATTCCTATACTAGAGGTGAGAAATTAGACAACATATCTAGAAATGACAAGGTTGGATTTGAAGTAGACCGTGAATTGGAGTTTCTCCCATCATACTTTTCACATCCTACTGATGCATCACAAGCTGATACTTTGTACATCAGTGTAGTTATCAAAGGAAAAGGAGTTTTTGTTGAAGATGATGATGAAAAAGCATTTGGTCTTAATGAATTGATGAAAAAATATCAGCCAGAGGGAAATTACATTCCAATACAAAATAATGATCTGGTACTCGATGAAGTTGCAGTTATCAAGGTAATTCCTGTTTCCATCAAAGGCAAATACAAAATCGGGCAACAATTACGATCTGATTCAAGACAAATTCTGGCACAAAAAATTCTAGAAAGAAAGTCTCCCACTTCAAAACAAACTCTGAAAATTATGGGTTTTGAGGAAACTCCTGATGGCCTAAAAATGGTTGATGAACCTGTCTGGTAG